One genomic region from Gadus morhua chromosome 9, gadMor3.0, whole genome shotgun sequence encodes:
- the frmd5a gene encoding FERM domain-containing protein 5 isoform X1, translating to MLSRFMSGSIRNLEREYNCTVRLLDDTEYTCTIQRDAKGQYLFDLICHHLNLLEKDYFGIRYVDPDKQRHWLEVTKSIPKQMKSQPPFTMCLRVKFYPPDPAALKEEITRYLVFLQIKRDLYHGRLLCKTSDAAMLAAHILQAEIGDYDPGKHPEGYSSKFQFFPKHSEKLERRIADIHKTELIGQTPETSELNFLQKAQSLETYGVDPHPCKDVSGNPAFLAFTPFGFVVLQGNKRVHFLKWHEVTKLKFEGKTFHIYANQKEDKKIILTYFAPTPEACKHLWKCGVENQAFYKLEKSSQVRTVSSSNLFFKGSRFRYSGRVAKEVMEQSAKIKREPPEIHSPLMAGLVPSRSCPSITHGPRLSSVPRTRRRAVHISIMEGLESLRDSAHSTPVRSVSHGDSFMTRSRSQAADVGGSTSIISDEAYSPSDSVLPTPVAEHRSVEHAAAAAANGASGSIQEEKESEAGTPTAGEPGGGEVDGGGRATPRAGAPLSEVEQANKFVLSVLRLLLVTVGLLFALLLLLIVLTESDLDVAFLSDIRQTPEFEQFHSEYFCPLRRWFACRLRWAGGLLIEEERAGAEEEGAPAE from the exons AGGGATGCTAAGGGACAATACCTGTTTGATCTCATCTGCCACCACCTCAACCTGCTTGAGAAGGACTACTTTGGCATCAGATATGTGGATCCAGACAAACAACGG CATTGGTTGGAGGTCACAAAATCAATCCCAAAGCAGATGAAAT CCCAGCCGCCGTTCACGATGTGTCTGAGGGTGAAGTTCTACCCCCCGGACCCCGCTGCCCTCAAGGAGGAGATCACACG ATACCTTGTTTTCTTGCAAATCAAGCGGGATCTGTACCACGGCCGTCTGCTGTGTAAAACGTCGGACGCGGCCATGCTGGCGGCCCACATCCTTCAAG CGGAAATAGGGGACTACGACCCTGGGAAGCATCCGGAAGGCTACAGCTCCAAATTCCAGTTCTTTCCCAAACACTCGGAAAAGCTGGAGAGGAGGATCGCTGATATACACAAGACAGAGCTCAT CGGGCAGACCCCTGAAACATCGGAGCTCAACTTCCTGCAGAAGGCCCAGAGTCTGGAGACATACGGCGTGGACCCCCACCCCTGCAAG GATGTTTCGGGGAACCCAGCATTTCTTGCCTTCACGCCGTTTGGTTTTGTGGTGCTTCAGGGAAACAAGAGGGTGCATTTCCTCAAGTG GCACGAGGTTACGAAACTGAAGTTCGAAGGCAAGACGTTCCATATATATGCAAATCAGAAAGAG GATAAGAAGATCATCCTGACGTACTTCGCACCGACACCAGAGGCCTGCAAGCACCTATGGAAATGTGGGGTGGAGAACCAAGCCTTCTACAA ACTGGAGAAGTCCAGCCAGGTCCGCACGGTGTCCAGCAGCAACCTGTTCTTCAAGGGCAGTCGCTTCCGctacag CGGACGAGTGGCCAAAGAAGTGATGGAGCAGAGCGCCAAAATCAAACGGGAACCTCCTGAAATACACAG Tcccttaat GGCTGGCCTAGTGCCCAGCAGAAGCTGTCCCTCCATAACCCACGGCCCGCGTCTCAGCAGTGTGCCCCGGACCCGGCGGAGGGCCGTCCACATCTCCATCATGGAGG GTCTGGAGTCGTTGCGTGACAGCGCCCACTCCACGCCCGTGCGCTCCGTCTCCCACGGCGACTCCTTCATGACGCGCTCCCGGAGCCAGGCGGCCGACGTGGGCGGGAGCACCTCCATCATCTCGGACGAGGCCTACAGCCCGTCGGACAGCGTGCTGCCCACGCCCGTGGCCGAGCACCGCAGCGTGGAgcacgcggcggcggcggcggccaacGGGGCGTCCGGCAGCatccaggaggagaaggagtcgGAGGCCGGCACCCCCACGGCCGGGGAGCCcggcgggggggaggtggaCGGCGGCGGGCGGGCGACGCCGCGGGCGGGCGCGCCGCTCAGCGAGGTGGAGCAGGCCAACAAGTTTGTGCTGAGCGTGCTGCGCCTGCTGCTGGTGACCGTGGGCCTGCTGTtcgcgctgctgctgctgctcatcgTGCTCACCGAGTCCGACCTGGACGTGGCCTTCCTCAGCGACATCCGGCAGACGCCCGAGTTCGAACAGTTCCACTCGGAGTACTTCTGCCCGCTGCGGCGGTGGTTCGCCTGCCGGCTGCGCTGGGCGGGCGGCCTCCTCATCGAGGAGGAGCGCgcgggggcggaggaggagggcgccCCCGCCGAGTGA
- the frmd5a gene encoding FERM domain-containing protein 5 isoform X2, protein MLSRFMSGSIRNLEREYNCTVRLLDDTEYTCTIQRDAKGQYLFDLICHHLNLLEKDYFGIRYVDPDKQRHWLEVTKSIPKQMKSQPPFTMCLRVKFYPPDPAALKEEITRYLVFLQIKRDLYHGRLLCKTSDAAMLAAHILQAEIGDYDPGKHPEGYSSKFQFFPKHSEKLERRIADIHKTELIGQTPETSELNFLQKAQSLETYGVDPHPCKDVSGNPAFLAFTPFGFVVLQGNKRVHFLKWHEVTKLKFEGKTFHIYANQKEDKKIILTYFAPTPEACKHLWKCGVENQAFYKLEKSSQVRTVSSSNLFFKGSRFRYSGRVAKEVMEQSAKIKREPPEIHRAGLVPSRSCPSITHGPRLSSVPRTRRRAVHISIMEGLESLRDSAHSTPVRSVSHGDSFMTRSRSQAADVGGSTSIISDEAYSPSDSVLPTPVAEHRSVEHAAAAAANGASGSIQEEKESEAGTPTAGEPGGGEVDGGGRATPRAGAPLSEVEQANKFVLSVLRLLLVTVGLLFALLLLLIVLTESDLDVAFLSDIRQTPEFEQFHSEYFCPLRRWFACRLRWAGGLLIEEERAGAEEEGAPAE, encoded by the exons AGGGATGCTAAGGGACAATACCTGTTTGATCTCATCTGCCACCACCTCAACCTGCTTGAGAAGGACTACTTTGGCATCAGATATGTGGATCCAGACAAACAACGG CATTGGTTGGAGGTCACAAAATCAATCCCAAAGCAGATGAAAT CCCAGCCGCCGTTCACGATGTGTCTGAGGGTGAAGTTCTACCCCCCGGACCCCGCTGCCCTCAAGGAGGAGATCACACG ATACCTTGTTTTCTTGCAAATCAAGCGGGATCTGTACCACGGCCGTCTGCTGTGTAAAACGTCGGACGCGGCCATGCTGGCGGCCCACATCCTTCAAG CGGAAATAGGGGACTACGACCCTGGGAAGCATCCGGAAGGCTACAGCTCCAAATTCCAGTTCTTTCCCAAACACTCGGAAAAGCTGGAGAGGAGGATCGCTGATATACACAAGACAGAGCTCAT CGGGCAGACCCCTGAAACATCGGAGCTCAACTTCCTGCAGAAGGCCCAGAGTCTGGAGACATACGGCGTGGACCCCCACCCCTGCAAG GATGTTTCGGGGAACCCAGCATTTCTTGCCTTCACGCCGTTTGGTTTTGTGGTGCTTCAGGGAAACAAGAGGGTGCATTTCCTCAAGTG GCACGAGGTTACGAAACTGAAGTTCGAAGGCAAGACGTTCCATATATATGCAAATCAGAAAGAG GATAAGAAGATCATCCTGACGTACTTCGCACCGACACCAGAGGCCTGCAAGCACCTATGGAAATGTGGGGTGGAGAACCAAGCCTTCTACAA ACTGGAGAAGTCCAGCCAGGTCCGCACGGTGTCCAGCAGCAACCTGTTCTTCAAGGGCAGTCGCTTCCGctacag CGGACGAGTGGCCAAAGAAGTGATGGAGCAGAGCGCCAAAATCAAACGGGAACCTCCTGAAATACACAG GGCTGGCCTAGTGCCCAGCAGAAGCTGTCCCTCCATAACCCACGGCCCGCGTCTCAGCAGTGTGCCCCGGACCCGGCGGAGGGCCGTCCACATCTCCATCATGGAGG GTCTGGAGTCGTTGCGTGACAGCGCCCACTCCACGCCCGTGCGCTCCGTCTCCCACGGCGACTCCTTCATGACGCGCTCCCGGAGCCAGGCGGCCGACGTGGGCGGGAGCACCTCCATCATCTCGGACGAGGCCTACAGCCCGTCGGACAGCGTGCTGCCCACGCCCGTGGCCGAGCACCGCAGCGTGGAgcacgcggcggcggcggcggccaacGGGGCGTCCGGCAGCatccaggaggagaaggagtcgGAGGCCGGCACCCCCACGGCCGGGGAGCCcggcgggggggaggtggaCGGCGGCGGGCGGGCGACGCCGCGGGCGGGCGCGCCGCTCAGCGAGGTGGAGCAGGCCAACAAGTTTGTGCTGAGCGTGCTGCGCCTGCTGCTGGTGACCGTGGGCCTGCTGTtcgcgctgctgctgctgctcatcgTGCTCACCGAGTCCGACCTGGACGTGGCCTTCCTCAGCGACATCCGGCAGACGCCCGAGTTCGAACAGTTCCACTCGGAGTACTTCTGCCCGCTGCGGCGGTGGTTCGCCTGCCGGCTGCGCTGGGCGGGCGGCCTCCTCATCGAGGAGGAGCGCgcgggggcggaggaggagggcgccCCCGCCGAGTGA